A window of Trachemys scripta elegans isolate TJP31775 chromosome 9, CAS_Tse_1.0, whole genome shotgun sequence genomic DNA:
agggccacattggggttgcaaaactatggagggctgggtagggaaggctgtgcctcctcaaacagccccctcccacttcctgccccctcactgcccccctcagaacctctgaccTATCCAGttccccttgctccttgtcccctaactgccccctactgggacccctgcccctaatcaCCCcctttggccccacccccatctaacccccctgctcccagtcacccgacccctatccctgccccctgacaggccccgggaccccacacctatccaaccccccttgttccctatccacacccctggcccctgacaggccccctgggactctacgcttatccaactcccccccttccctccccccccccagaacctctgccccatccaaccgctccctgtcccctgactgccccccaggaccgcccgccccttatccaacctcccgGGCCCcattaccatgctgctcagagcagcatgtctggcagctgcaCCACCAGGCCGGAGCTAGACATACTGCCACTCTGCTTGGCATGAACTTGCAGCCCTGCTGCCCGGGGTGCTGCCTGCGTGGATGCGGGGAGGAgttgggagctcaagggccggagaGTACGGTCCAGCAGGCCgtggtttgcccacctctggtctaggtAAAACTTAGGCCAGCCAttaatgcaggggactggacttcactagatgacctcttgtggtcccttccagttctatgattctctgaaagTGTAAATGTCCAATAACTGATACAAATAAGAGGTGTCTCAAACACCAATACAATGCAATCCTTAGCACTCTTCTCCCTTAACCTTTCTTTAGACTGTTAGGCCTGTCCCTAAGTATAAGTGCTCTTCCCTATGCTTTTGTACTGCTATCTTCTAGAATCTAGCTAGTGGATTTCAGAGAATACGTTCATGTGGCAGATTCAGTTTGTAACTTCACATCTAAATAGTTTGGTGATAAAGTAGATCAGTGGCATTGTTAAAGCGCCCAACATCTGGGATAATGtacataattcattttttttaattgttccctTCACATGTATCCTGgatctaaataaatatattaaaaagggtgTGTAAATAGGTTTTAGAATTATTAAAACATATTCTCTTATGTACTGAAATAACAATCAGCTTGGTAACATACATCTACCAAAGCAATGAGACAACATGCTTTTTTCATGTACACACTCAACGCGAAGATAAACCCAGAAACACGTAATAACTTGTAATATTGGAACCAAATGGGACAAATTTAGGCCCCAATCATGCAAGTtgttcaatgggagcagaatcaagccctaaaactAGAAGTTAATGAAAACacttcctttgactttaatggagcaggATCCAGCCTTTGGGGAAGACCCCTCTTCTGGGAAGAGtattgttgacttcagtgggactgacCCAAACTAGGAGAATATTGGGCTTGCTGTGAAAGCAAGTATTCTGCATCTAAATGCCATTTAACTGCCACTGAAATGTTGTAAATTCTGTTGTATTACAATTATCAGATTATGTATTTCCTTTAACAAATGAGTTGCATATTGTCTAGATTAAAGTTAGAAAATGTTTTTGAGAGTAGTACATGTGGTCATTAAATTGTAATCTTTTGTGAAAGATGCACAACTGCAATGCTGTCAGACATTTAATAGCTAAATTACATGtgctttttaaacttaaaatagTGATCACACTGGGATATTGCAGACAGTGACATCTGTTTTGTGACTTGGCAGGTTTGATGAAAAGGAGAACGTATCCAACTGCATCCAGCTGAAGACATCCGTTATTAAAGGCATTAAGAACCAACTGATAGATCAGTTTCCTGGCATTGAACCATGGCTTAACCAAATTATGCCAAAGAAAGATCCTGTCAAAATAGTAAGATGGTAAGTTTCTCTTCTTGTAACCTCCGCTTCCAAATTGCCTTGATGTTTACTTATTACATACTCTTCTGTGTCCAAGCAAAATTAAGTCTTTTTTGAGAAATACTTTTTCTCTTGGATATCATAGATGAGAATGCATGTAGGAGCTTATAAATTATGACCTAGTCCAAAAGAAACCATGTTCACTATGCTTTTGGAAATCTATGTGAGAACTCATCCAAATAACTAAACCATCACCTGGTGCATGGCTGGTGTTACTGGGAATAATTATCTCTGAGAATATCTCTCTTTCAAcgcacacaaacaaaacaaataaaatagaaatcTTCTTCAAATCTTATTTGCTTATAGTTGGGTAAGTGGGGTTAAGAAGAGTGTATTATGAGGAGGTGGAAACTTGGAGAGTATTTTTTCACCATATCTGGCCTTCCAAGTATGACTTGActgattctattttatttttgtgcacaATGCACAGTATACTTGTACTGAACTTcactgttaaattaaaaaaacagagaaagcagACCCATAGTGACTGAAGGGCTGTGCCTCTTTTTTTATATTGCTGCTAAGGGGGGAAATTTTGAGGAACTAGGTATATGAGCTTAGTAAGGAAACTTGTGACTAAAATGTTACTGCTTGAATGCCCCATTTCTGCATCAAACAAATGGTGAGATGCAGGAGAGACTGAGTAGTATGATGCACTacccaaaaaaattaattggctaTTAGAATAACTCTTTTATCTTGCAGTCATGAACATATAGAAATCCTCACGGTAAATGGAGAGTTACTGTTCTTCAGGCAAAGAGAAGGGACATTTTACCCAACTCTAAGGTTACTTCACAAATGTAAGTCTCTTGGGAGCTGGGCATAATAATGGGTGAGTGGAACACAAATTGGTTTCTGTAATTACTGTATCATACAAAACTTACCACTTGCATATATCTGCcatagataaaaacaaaatagatcCAATCAGTAAGCTGCAGGTGGAAAAGAGCTGCTAAGTCACTTAGTTCTTTTTGCTGCCAATGAGGGATTGTTCCCTACCGCGTTTTTGTGATGCTTTGTGCAATCTTGTTCTTAAATGTGCGAAGCTTCCCCCAGTTCCTCTGGGAGACTTTTCCCTGGTATTCAGTCTAAATTGTTTTATCCTATTACCTCGTGTTATCCCCCGGTTCTACCCAATATTTCTTTTGgttctttctttatttattttgaataattgTATGTGGTTATCATGTAAATATCCTTGTAATATGTATTTTGCTcctcaaccccaccccttccaaaaCATATATTTGATCAGACCCATCcctttggattttgttttgttgctcttctctgaattcttcctgtttgtttacaTTATTGTGGTACCAAAGGATAACATTTGCAAAagctcctaaatcccattgaaaatcaatgggacttgggctactaagtgacttaggtgttTGAAAATATTACTTGACCTGTGCAGAACTGATGTCGGTATTGTAAATGTAGTTTTGCAGAGCTTCTCTCTCCATGACACTTATGTCCTGATCCCTTTCTCTTTTCTGTGGGTCTGTGATCCTCGCTATTTCTGCCCCATCACATTTAGACTGAAACTTTTCAGGTGAAGGACTGCATCTTTACTTGTTTTGGGGAGTACAGATTTGGATAGCATTACTGTTTTAAAGTGTCATTATGAGAACCCTTACTGAAATTGTTACTTGATGTGTGGGAGATTTATCATCACCTCGTCAGTTATCTGGAGGCCGTGTTGTTTGGCAACACCATCTCCCAAGCACTTTCTCCACAGTTCTCATCCATTACTGATCCAAAGAAGACCACTAAGATAGTTGAACCTAAATCTCCCAAAAAATCTACTGCCATAATAAACTAAATTTGTGATACCTGTAACCTGTTTTGTCCTTTTTAACCTGATTTAGAACATGCAGGTGTATTACTGAGTCCACCCAGTGGCATGGATTACTGATGTCTGTCGTCATCCCTCCTACAGTGTGGTAAATCataattcttcattttttttcccctctccctcctagaTCCATTTATTTTACCACATCAGCAGGTTGATAAAGGAGCCATTAAATTTGTACTCAGTGGAGCGAATATAATGTGCCCTGGCCTGACCTCTCCTGGAGCGAAACTTTACCCTGCTGCTGTTGATACAGTTGTTGTATCCTTCTTGGTCAATTATATTCATGTGTGCCACAAGATGAGTGAATTGTCTATCACTGTATTTTACGAGTTAGGCATAGTGTGTTCTGAATTATCCTAGCTTTTCAGGGGCCCTGCCTCTAATAGCCTGGTAAGGGACAAAGGCATTCAGATCCTTCTGCAGAGTGAAGGTTGTGCCGTAGTTCTTACTTATGTTGGTTTTGGTGCATAGTCACTAATTATAGTTTTGTCTGTAGTTCTTATTTAAGGGCTCATAGGGTCAGGATGCTGTTTCATTAATCTAAACATAATTATTTTATTGAACAACTAGGCCCTATCATTAAATCATCCCAACTAGAATAACAGGAGACTAGGGAGGAGAGATGTAATTCACCacacaaaagtaaataaaaagaaatcagttGAGAGCTTTGCTCAACTGTATATTGATGAAATATtggtcccactgatgtcaaagggaCCCTTGCAATTGAGTGAAGCCAGGATTTTACTCTATGCCTGTGATGGACTCCATTGAGTGTGAAGGGGGCAATCTCTGGTCTCGCTTCTCCACTGACTGAGAGTGGAACAATTGGCAGATCCATCCTGGCTGATCTGAAATGCTTCTACTATGCTGCTGCAGTTAGTTAGCATGCGTCATTgtagccttagggcttgtctacactggcactttacagcccTGCAACTCTctcactcgggtgtgaaaaaacaccctcctgagcgctgcaagtttcagtgctgtaaagtgccagtgtagacagtgcaccagtgctgggagctgttcCCCTCGTggaaggtttgttttttgttgttgttgttttttaatagcgctgggagagctctctcccagtgctatgcCATGACTACACAAACCACGTTAAAGCACagctgcggcagtgctttaatatTGCTAGTGAAGCGGTGCCCTTAGTAATGAAAGAGCATACATCTGACTTCTCTGGTGGTTCTTGATGTACCCAAGATTGCGAGTCACTttgttaccccctgcctccagcgaGGGGGGAGTCTGTGGTAGCTGGGTGGCAGCTCCCTGACACTGCGAGCCCTTCACCCATTcatgcactctcctctgggcttatGTCAGCCCTTCCTTTGCCTGCAGgctaacaataggtgcacccagTTCACGAATCCCTTTGAAACATCCCCTTGTGATGCCCAGACCCTGATGCTGGCTATTCACCGAATTTTCAGATCCTGTGCTCCCAAAGATGCAGCAATCCCCAATTTACTAGTTTTACTTTAAACCACCACTCCTGTAAGGTACACGGCACTTGTGAGCGCtttaaataaacctacttttgtttcTTCCTAAGAAAGAATAATgatttaactagaaacaagagtGTGTGGTGGAAACAAGTGCTTATGATATAAACCGTAAATCTGTTTATACTTGCAATAGTACCTTTCCTATTCAATAAAGTAGATTTCCCCCACCTccaagttcagtctgttgcagagtgGTGGTTCCTCAGTAACCAGGATCCAAATTTTTCATGAAAGCATCCCAGTCAGTGAATGGATTGGAAGCAGTGTGTCCTTCCCAACACAGTTAAACTGAAAACAGgtttttgtttctattcacagCCAGGGTGAAGCTCTGTCTGTTGTAATGTTCGTTTTTCCACCTTTACGTGGTTTTGACTCTCTCTTTATCACTGATGGTTTCCTATTCAAAGTCTCCGTATTGAACAAGGCTAAACAACTGAGCCTTGAAAATTGCATCACTGGCCAAACAGGGCAGCGTGACAACCCCACCCTTGCCCAAATGGGCCATTACCCAGACATCCTAGTGACTAATCTTTACTTTTTTTACTTcaagtccataaagcatactttcaatatagATATATTATgccttaaatattacctgtacatacatctcacaatgattatgaatcttcacaagttacaagctttctgtagataccttacaCGTTActatttatggataaataccctgCAAAATGTGTTCagtgtaatgagtttgtcaggtctgtgGTGGGACTTATTTGTGAAGAAAAGGGGACCCTTTGGCTTGGAGTTTGTGTCACAACtttgttttaatattgtttcAGTCCTGTAATTGGTTACGTTCCTCAGGATTTTGGCTTCCTGGTAGTTTAAAACAACATCCCAGATACACTGATTAAAGTTGTACATCATTCTTTTAAGTAGGGCAGGACCATCACCTTTCGCTATTAGGCAAAAAGGAAGCAGTTAAACTAACAGCAATACAGTACTATACATGTGTTTTTATTTCACTGCTGTTTAAAGGCAATAAAAACTGTGGTTGTGTTTCTTTGCACAGTGACTCAGCAGTTTAATGCACTATATTTTTTTGCTTAACAAATCTAGAGCGCTAGTTTGTTAATATTCTGACCAGTGTTGCTCAGTCAGACATTGCATGAATACAATGCTTTTGTGCTTACAACTATATTTAAGAACTGGGCTCTTGAGAGTAGTTAAAGGGTAACAGTTAATCTAGTGACTGACACTTCTGAAAAGGTGTTTCCTAATGTtctgctgcttttatttttaaaaaacaaaaacaaaaaaaccctgtattCCTTAGCTGTACGTTGTAGGCAATAATGGCAGAAGGAAAACAACATGCACTGTGTGTTGGAGTCATGAAGATGTCAGCTGAGGACATGTgagtcttatttttaaaattgatatACTGTATAACCTATCCCTTGTGATAATTCTTAATTACATTTAGAAGACAATGACCTAAGCCAGGGTTTCTCAGTGTGGCTGTGCAGAACTCATTCAGGCGTGTTTCCTGCTGAATCATTCTAAGAAGCACAGAGAAAAATCTTTTCCCCCCTGAGTCGGGTCAGGGAGAGccgtgctggcagctgtggggagctgcagcatACCCTTCACCTGCACTGGGCAGGGGGCCACAGCAGCCTCCCAGCTCAGTGTCCCTGCCCctcagcccagggcaggtggagggaccacGGCTCTCCACAGTTGCCAGCATGGCTCTCCCAGCTCTGGCCGGGGGGGGCTACTCAGAGCCGCAGcccagccatggtaagagccgggcgggcagctgtggggagccgtgggagaccttccacctgccctgggcatggGACCCAAGCAACCCCCTGCCCAGTGTCCTTGCCCCCCAGACCTTCCAcctagggcaggtggaggatccatGCCATggttcctcacagctgcctgcCCGGTTCTTACCGtcagagccctgcgcggatacaaaatttgtatccgcagcCGCGCTGCTATCtgcagatataaagtggatacctgtggatttgcagggctctatgcATGAGAAAGAATCCACAGGCAGATAGATAATGTTCTTGGTtgagtgaaaagaagaacaggagtacttgtggcaccttagagactaacaaatttattagagcataagctttcgtggactacagcccacttcttcggatgcatatatgtagtccacgaaagcttatgctctaataaatttgttagtctctaaggtgccacaagtactcctgttcttctttttgcggatacagactaacacggctgttactctgaaacttggttGAGTGAGTGGAAGACCACTGGATAACAAAAGTAATGTTATAATTTCATTTCAGTCTGACAGGGTTTTTTGGTGTTTCTTAGCACTGGACAGTCTTTTTCTGGTAgatggtgtttgttttttctagttTCAGACTACTTGATTGTTTGTCAAATATTTCTGGTTGTGGTGTGAGGTGCAGCTGAGCAGTAAAGTTTGATTCCTACTTCAAGGATTGTTTTTTATGTACTTTGAACTTTCGTTTTTAATTTAAACAGCATCTTTACAAAATAAGGTATAAAGTCACGGTCAACTTACATAAAGAGGCTCTTCTACAGCTTTCCGTGTATTTTAATGTAAGTGAACTAACATGACTACAAAATGTAATGTAGACGAGCCCAAAAGGTTAGTTGGGTTGAATTGGAAGCATATGGTAATGAACCATTATaccttttacatttaatttttcctttcacaGTGAGAAAGTCAACAAAGGGATTGGCATTGAAAATATCCATTATTTAAATGATGGTCTCTGGCATATGAAGACATATAAGTGAAGCAAAAGAAACTGTGTGACCCCAAAGGAATGCACTTAGAGTAAATTGACTGCTTtgtaattccttttgtttttaatgtgactGAATGTACAAATTTATTTTGTTCAGTGGTTACGCTAAATAAATCAAGTGAATGCTAAAGTCCTGTTAGCGGCAATAGTTTTCTAGACTTTATTACAGTTCTTAAGCTTTTATCCTAAACCCATGTTGTCAGAATGCTTGAAGATTATATCTGATGAAAAGGTCAAATGTAAACAGTGAATAGAACACTTCCTGCTAGGAAGAGAGAAAGCTAACAGGTGTAAAATTTTGTGCTCTCTCCTAGCACagtaatttaaattggatttagGATATATTTAATGCTTTTGTATATAAAATTTCTAAAATGTGTTAATGCATTTGCTTTTGATAACAGGCAGTCTAGAGGGATGAAAAGTCAGAAACTGTAACAACACACAAACTGGATGTTTCTATGTTCCATATACTTTGTGTCAAATTCTAATTTAACTTATTGTCCAACAGTAATGGTTTGAATGTTTTACTCAGCTGAGTGGCCATTTTTAAGATGCAATTAGTTTTATGGACTATAAACCAAACACTGGATTGTGAGACACGTGACATCACTAGGATACACAGAATATGCTATTTAAATGATCATTTACCACACGATATTTGAGATCAGTTTTTCCCTGCATTGAAAATCTATAGTAACTGGGGAAACTTTAAATGGCTACAGTGGTAAGGGCTAACAGATCCTGTAACCAGAAGTTAGTATTTCTGGGCCAAATTTTAAAAGGAGTATCAACTAGGCCTCCGTTTGTGCACTCTATCACCTGCACATGTGCTGTTACTACTAATAAATGGGGACAGCATGCACAGACTCATCCTCTGTATTTAAGTGCATGCAGAAAGAATGTTGTCGTGTGGAAACATCTGAGGTCTCTACCACTCATGGAATGACCAGAGTAATAAGTTTACATGACTCATCGTTGGAAGGATTTATTAATATTGTAAATCTTATTTGTATTTGCAGTTTTTAATTTTGTATCAAATGGCTTCTGTCTCATTCTATGtgtatgttttgtttcaacatttttggatCCTCTAATTCAAGAACTATTGACTTAGAAAAATACTCTTCCCTTATCCTAAAGTGTTATTACAAATATGGgatatgaaatatattttaccTAACAATAGGTAGTGCTAGCTTAAAGATTTCTCCTCTTCATCTAACACTAAGTTAAAAggcgtcacttttgaaaatgacagaATTCTAATGCTCCAGCTACTTATTATATTAACCAAGGAATGAAAACTAAAGTAACCAGTTTGATGGGTACCACCCTACCATTGTTGCACAAAGAAAGCTATACAAATATAAGTGCTCACACTTTATTCTAAAACAGTTACATGTCAGTCTTTAAACTTGGTAATAAAACTTCTCTGAACTCACCATTAACCGTATGTGAGATTACATTACATGCCTTAATTTGTACTAGTCAAGTAAATTCAGAATTTTTTCCTTACTTTACAAAGCATCTGACACAATATGGTAAAGTAGGCCTGTTCTGGGAGGGGTTGTATAGGAAATTTATTCTACTTGCCCTTTAACTCCTTTGTAGATGTTAAATGATGAAATACTGTCAACTAAACTTCCCTTGGGTAACAAGGGAAGCTGATAACATAAGCAATGGCAGTGAATTGGTTACAGATCACAGAATGAGGGATGGAGTAACTTACCTCTAACAGCTTCTGGCTATGATTTGCATAGTTTTAAAGTTGCTTTCAAGTAAAGCAAATAGCTCTAACATTACCTGTCCTGCCACTACTTGGAAAGGAATAGTAACATCAGGGCAGGTCCCTCTATGAACACACTTATCATTCTAACTTGCTGCTGTAACTATAGATGGGTACATTTACATTGATTTAAGAATGTCCAGTCACTGAGCAAGTTaattaaatctgtttaaaattacATCTTTAGTTGAACTGCTGCAACTTTGGGCGTAGGCCAGGCCTCAAACAATGGTGCAGTTTTAGCCTATCAGTATCAACAAAGAAAGGGTGAAGGAAATACCTATTGAATCTCCCCCTGCCAGAAAGACTGTTGGAAACTGAATAACCTGCTAAAATTGCTTATTCCCTTCTGCTGGGGCAGGAGTGTAGTAAAATATAATAGCTCTTTCcacaaaaaaaatgttggaaagGTGTAGGTAGACAGAGGATCTATAATAGAACGGTCTAGTACCAACATTACAACTACAGTCTCTCCTTCTACGTCTTTTGGAATTAAGTGGGGGGCAGAAGAATTCTACATGGAAGTACTGGTATTTACTGTGGTACTGTGACCTTGGGGGACTGAGGCTGGTGACTTGTAGAGACTGTAATGATTTAAAATGTAGTTATTCTCTAAATAGAGTGTATTATTCCACATTTATTGTTTCACTGGCTTCTAGCTCAGTTCTGCTACATTTCCAAACTAGCTTTTTCTAATATCCAGGATTGTAAAGCTGTGCGCTCACTGGTTTTCACATCAGCCATAAAAGATTCTCTTAATTAGAATTTAGTTAATTTTGTGTATGGATTTAAATACACTCTAGCTCCCTTTCCTATAACATGTGAGACCCCATTCCTTACAGGAGTGAAAACTTGTCACTATGTGAACTGTGAATTACACAGCAGGAGATCTGCGTAAGGAGATGCCTATTTTTAGTCTCTTTCCTGACCATAAGTGCAGTTCAAAAGAATCTTGGGAAGGTTATTTTATGAATATGGAGTTTAGAAAATACACAAGCACTTTCTGACTTACTGGAATGggttagttaaaaataaattttaatatatTACAACTACTTGTACG
This region includes:
- the MCTS1 gene encoding malignant T-cell-amplified sequence 1, whose translation is MFKKFDEKENVSNCIQLKTSVIKGIKNQLIDQFPGIEPWLNQIMPKKDPVKIVRCHEHIEILTVNGELLFFRQREGTFYPTLRLLHKYPFILPHQQVDKGAIKFVLSGANIMCPGLTSPGAKLYPAAVDTVVAIMAEGKQHALCVGVMKMSAEDIEKVNKGIGIENIHYLNDGLWHMKTYK